ACGCATCTCGCGGTCCGGGTCCTCCTCGGTCCAGGGGCCCCGGTCCTCCTCGCCGAGGAAGACCACCTGGAACCAGTAGTACTCGACCCAGCGGAGATGGTTGATCAGTCCGCTCATGGTCATCAGCGGTGAGCCCGGCAGGAGGGCCTTGCGGGCGTTCTCCGCGGAGACGCCCGCACACTTGGCGCGGGCGGTGTCGCGTGCGTAGTCGAGGAACGTGGTGAGCTGGGTACGTTCGTCCCAGGCGGGCGGCAGGTCGCTGATTCTTGTCATCGCGCTCAGCGTCCCCGATCATCGCGACCGGTGTCGACGGGTTTTGGAAGGGCCCGCGCTGCTCCGCCCGGCTCCCTCTCGACCCGGCTCCCGTTCGATCCGGCCGCTTCGGCGATTCAGCGCCCGGCGGGCCGCCCGGCACGATCCTGCCCTGACCGGGCTTGACCGGGGCGTCAGCGACCCGGCCGAACGTCCCGGGCCCGGGCACAGGCACAGGCACGGGCACAGGCTCGGGCACAGGCAGGCCTCGGGGCGCGGCCCGTACCACGGCCCGCCGTCCGCGGGGACGGCCCGGGTGGGTCGCCGGGCGCGCGGCCGGTCAGTCCACCAGGTCCCGGACCACCGCGTCCGCCAGGAGCCGGCCGCGTAGCGTCAGCACCGCCCGGCCCGCCTCGTACGGCCCGGGCTCCAGCAAGCCGTCCTCCAGGGCGCGGCGGGAGGCGGCGAGGCCGGCCGGCCGCAGCAGGTCCAGCGGGCAGCCCTCGCGCAGGCGGAGTTCGAGCAGCACCCGCTCCACCCGCCGGTCCTCCTCCGGCAGGACCTCGCGCCCGGCGCCGGGCGAGCGGCCGTCGGCCAGGGCCGCCGCGTAGGCGCCGGGGTGCTTCACGTTCCACCACCGCACCCCTCCGACGTGGCTGTGGGCGCCCGGCCCCGCCCCCCACCAGTCGGCGCCGCGCCAGTACAGCTCGTTGTGCAGGCAGCGCCCGCCGCCCGAAGCGGCCCAGTTGGAGACCTCGTACCAGTCGAAACCCGCCGCGGCGAGCACCTCGTCCGCGATCAGATAGCGGTCGGCGTGGACGTCGTCGTCCGTCATCGGCACCTCGCCGCGGCGGATCCGGCGGGCCAGCCCGGTGCCTTCCTCCACGATCAGGGCGTAGGCGCTCACATGGTCCGGGCCCGCGCCGATCGCCGCGTCGAGCGAGGCGCGCCAGTCGTCGTCGCTCTCGCCCGGCGTGCCGTAGATGAGGTCGAGGTTCACATGCTCGAAGCCCGCCGCCCGGGCCTCCGCGACACAGGCCTCGGGGCGGCCCGGGGTGTGGGTGCGGTCGAGCACCCGCAGCACGTGCTGCCGGGCGCTCTGCATGCCGAAGGACACCCGGTTGAAGCCCCCGGCCCGCAGCTCGGCCAGGTAGGCCGGGTCCACGGACTCCGGGTTCGCCTCCGTGGTGATCTCCGCCCCGTCGGCGAGGCCGAACTCGTCGCGGACGGCGCCCAGCATCCGCACCAGGTCGGCGGCGGGGAGCAGGGTCGGCGTGCCGCCGCCCACGAAGACCGTCCTGACCTGCCTCGGGTCGTCTCCGAGGACCTTGCGCGCGAGCCGGATCTCCTCGACGAGGGTGTCCGCGTAGTTGTCCCGGGAGGCCAGGACGCCGCCGGTGCCGCGCAGCTCGCTCGCCGTGTACGTGTTGAAGTCGCAGTAGCCGCAGCGCGTGGCGCAGTAGGGGACGTGCAGATAGAACCCGAGGGGCCGGTCGCCCGCGCCCGCGAGGGCGTGCGGGGGCAGCGCCCCGTCGTCGGGCACGGGCTCACCGTCAGGGAGTGCGGAAGGCATGCATCCCATTGTCCGGTACGCGCGGGGTGACCCGGCCGGGGCCACCACTCCCCCGCCGGGGTGACACGGCCGGGGTGACACGGCCGGTGCCCTGTCGCCCGGGCCGGTCGCGGCCGCGGGTCAGCGGGTCTGCAGCACCAGCAGCGCCAGGTCGTCGTCCGGCGGGGTCTCGGCGAACGCGTGCACCGCCCGGCGTATCCGGTCCGCCACGCCCTCCGCGGTGAGTCCGGCGCAGTCGGCGAGTGCCCGGGCGAGCCCGTCCTCGTCGTCGAACATCCGGTGCCCGGAGCGGCGCTCGGTGACCCCGTCGGTGACGCAGAGCAGAGTGTCGCCGGGCGTGAGCTCGAAGGTCTGGCTCTCGTACGCGACGTCCCCGACGACACCGAGGAGCAGCTGGGAGGCGGCGGCGGGGCGGACGGTGCCGTCGGGGCGGAGGAGCAGGGGAAGCGGATGTCCGGCGCAGGCGAGGGTGCAGCGGACACCGCCCTCCGGCAGCGGTGCCAGTTCGCCGTAGAGCAGCGACAGGAACCGGGACTGAGGTCCCTCGTGGGCGGCCGCGGCACCGGCGGCGGGGTGGCCCACCGCCATCAGTGCCGCCGCCTCGGCGGCCTCCAGTGCGTCGTCGAGGAGGAGTCCGTTCAGCCGGTCGAGCACCCCGGCGACCTGGTAGCCCTCGCGAGCGAGCAGTCTCAGCCAGGGCCGGGCGAGGCCGGTGACCACGGCGGCCTCGGGACCGCTGCCCTGGACGTCGCCGAGCATGAAGCACCAGCGGCCGCCGCTGCCCGCCGGGAAGATGTCGTAGAAGTCGCCCCCCGCGAGGCCCTCGTCGCTCGGCTCGTACACCAGCGAACTGTCGACTCCGGGGATGCGGGCGACCTGGGCGGGCAGCAGGCCGCGCTGCAGAACGCGGCTGATCGTGGCCTGCCGGGTGTACTGGCGGGCGGCGCCGATCGCGAGGCCGACACGGCGGGCGAAGTCCTCCAGCAGGGCTGCCGCCTCGTCGGGGACGCCGGGCGGCGCCTCCCGGCCGAGCAGCAGCGTCCCCAGCGGCCGGGCTCCGACGGTCAGGCGGAACGCGACGGCGCTGCCCCTGCCGGCGGGCGGCCAGGGGGACCGGACCGGTACGGCGGTCCCGCGCGGCTCGTCCGGCAGCCGCGGCGGGTCCCCCGCCAGGGCTTCCCGGAGGGCCTCGATGGCGGACTCGTCGGCGTGCCAGACCCGGGCGGGCCGGGGCGCCGGGCCCGCCTCGCCGTCCAGCCAGATCGCGCACCAGTCGGCGAGCCTGGGCACTAGCAGCTGCCCGGCGAGCGCGGTGACCATGTCCTCGTCGAGCTGACCGGCGAGCAGGTCGGACGCCTCGGCGAGGAAGGACAGCGCGCCTCGGCCGACCCATGTGCGCTCGTCCCGTGTGCGCTCGTCGCCGCGCTCGCCTCGGGCGCACTCCGCGCCGCGCTCGTCGCGAACGCCTCCGCGCGGTGAGGGGGCGAGGCTGTCGGCGGTCCGTGCCCCGCGCTGCCGGGGCGCCGCGCAGTCCGCTGCCGGGGGCAGGCAGGCGAAGCCGTCGAGCGGAAGGCGCGCCCAGACCGTCTTGAGGCCCGGCCGGTAGGTGATCCCCCAGGACGCGGCGAGCGTGGCGACGAGATGAAGCCCGCGTCCGTACTCGGGTTCCTCCGGGGCGGTGCTCTCCGGCTCGGGGCCGTCGCCGCGCACCGCGCGCGCCGGATGGCGGTCGGAGACCTCGACCACCAGGGCGGCCGGGTCGTCGCCGATGGCCGGGTCGAGCCGGGCGAGTACCTCGACGCCGGTGCCCGCGTGGACGACGGCGTTGGTGGCGAGTTCGCTGACGACGAGATCGGCCTCGTCGGCGAGCCGGTCGGTGCCCCGTGTGGTGACCAGCCCGAGCCGCGTCCAGTCGGCGAGTGCGGCCCGGACGAAGCGGCGGGCAGCGGAGGCGGTGTGCGGGCTTGCGGGCAGGCTGGTGCGGGCGACCGGGCGTGCGTCGCCGTACGGCGGGAGCAGGTGCACCGAACGATGAGTGGTCTCCTGCTGCATCGGAACGGACCCCACGCGGCGGCTCCTGTCCGGTCTGTCTGGCGGCCGGGTCTGTGCGCTCTGCTTCCCTGCCGTATTGCCCGTGGGGCAATGACGACACGGACAGAGTGACAGAACGAGCGCGCCCATAAGCACGGAGTCATCGAAGTGAGGCTGTACGGGGTAGGCGGGCGCGGCCGCGAGCGGGCCGGGGAGAGGCGGGGAGCGGGCCGGGGAGAGGCAGGGACCAGGCCGGGGACAGGTCGGGGAGGACGCCGCGGGCAGGCGGGGAGAAGGCAGGGAGAAGGAGGAGGGAGGACGCCGGGAGCATGCCCGGACGCCGGAAACGGCTCGGCGGCCCGTCGCGGCGAGAGCCGGGCGACGGGCCGCCGAGCGGTGCTGTCACGCCTCGCGGGCAGTGGCGTCACGCCTCGCGGACGCCGGGCCTTGCCTCGCGGGCGGTGCTGTCACGCCTCGCGGGCGCCCTCGTACATGCCTTCGATGAGGTCCTTGTACTCACGCTCGACCACCGGGCGCTTCAGCTTCAGGCTGGGCGTCAGTTCGCCGTGCTCGACGTCGAGGTCGCGCGGCAGCAGGCGGAACTTCTTGATGGTCTGCCAGCGCTGGAGCGTCCCGTTGAGCCGCTGCACATAGCCCTCGATGAGCCGCTCGGTCTGCGGGGCGGCGACGACCTCCGCGTACGGCCTGCCCTCCAGGCCGTTCTCCTTGGCCCAGCCCAGGATGGCGGCCTCGTCGAGCGCGATGAGCGCCGTGCAGTAGTTGCGGTCCGCGCCGTGCACCAGGATGTTCGACACGAACGGGCACACCGCCTTGAACTGGCCCTCGACCTCGGCGGGCGCGATGTACTTGCCGCCGGAGGTCTTGATCAGGTCCTTCTTGCGGTCCGTGATCTTGAGGTAGCCGTCGGGGGAGAGCTCGCCGATGTCGCCGGTGTGGAACCAGCCGTCGGACTCCAGGACCTCGGCCGTCTTCTCCGGCAGCCCGTGGTAGCCCTCCATGATCCCCGGGCCGCGCAGCAGGATCTCGCCGTCGTCCGCGATGCGCACCTCGCAGCCGGGCAGCGGCTTGCCGACCGTGCCGGTGCGGTACGCCTCGCCGGGGTTGACGAAGGAGGCGGCACTCGACTCGGTGAGCCCGTAGCCCTCCAGGATGTGGATACCGGCGCCGGCGAAGAAGAAGCCGATCTCGGGCGAGAGGGCGGCGGAGCCGGAGACGGCGGCGCGCAGGCGGCCGCCGAAGGCCTCGCGGAGCTTGGAGTAGACGAGCGCGTCGGCGACCTTGTGCTTCATGGTGAGGCCGAGGGACGCCGAGGCGGTGCCGGTGCGGCGGTAGTTGTCCTGGGACTCCTTGGCGTAGGCGCGCGCGACGCCGGCCGCCCACTGGAAGATCTTGTACTTGGCGGCTCCGCCGGCCCGCGCCTTGGCGGCGACGCCGTTGTAGACCTTCTCGAAGATGCGCGGCACGGCCGCCATGTACGTCGGCTGGACCACCGGCAGGTTCTCGATGATCTTGTCGACCCGGCCGTCGACGGCGGTGACGTGGCCGACCTCGATCTGGCCGGAGGTCAGCACCTTGCCGAAGACGTGCGCCAGCGGCAGCCAGAGGTACTGGACGTCGTCCTTGGTGACCAGGCCGGTCGAGGCGATCGCCTTGGCCATGTAGGACCAGTTGTCGTGCGGCAGCCGGACGCCCTTGGGGCGGCCCGTGGTGCCCGAGGTGTAGATGAGGGTGGCGAGCTGGCCGGCGGTGATCGCCTCGACCCGCTCCTTGACCGCACCGGGGTTGTCGGTGAGGTGGGCGGCACCCCGCGCCTCCAGCTCGGCGAGCGAGAGGACCCACCCCTCGGGGTCTCCCTCGGCCGGCTGCGCACCTGCTTCGTCGATCACGACCACATGCTTCAGGTGCGGCAGCTCGGCGCGCCGCTCGCGGGCCTTGGCCAGCTGGGTGGCGTCCTCGGCGATCAGCACCCTGCTCTCGGAGTCGGCCAGGATGTACGCGGACTCCTCCGCGTTCGTCTGCGGGTACACCGTGGTCGTGGCCGCGCCCGCACAGAGGATGCCGAGGTCCGCGAGGATCCACTCGACCCGGGTCGCGGAGGCGAGCGCCACCCGCTCCTCGGGGCGGACACCCAGTTCGATCAGTCCGGCCGCGATGGCGTAGACCCGATCGGCCGCCTCCTGCCAGCTCAGCGACTTCCACTCGTCAGGCCCCTGCCCGGAGGCGGCGGGGACCGGATGGCGATAGGCCTCCGCGTCGGGAGTGGCCGCCACGCGCTGGACGAAGAGCGTCGCCACGGAGGGCGGTCGGTTCTCGATCAGATTCTGTGTGTCGCTCACGACATCCTCCGGGCCTGCTGCGGCGTTGCTGCATGACTGGCTGGTTGCCCCACTGGTCACAGTTGTTTAACTCGCGAGTAACCCTCGGGCCTGATCAGGGTAGAGCGCCGCGCTGCGCCGCGTAAGGGGCCGCGGGCTGCCGCTTGATAACGAACAGGCCCGTGTACCGGGGGTACACGGGCCTGTGGGACAACACGGACGAACGGGTGCGACTGGTGCTTTCGCGTTACCCCCGCACTACTTCTTCGCCTTGCCGCCCCCGGAGTCGTCACTGGACAGCACGGCGATGAAGGCCTCCTGGGGCACCTCCACCGAGCCGACCATCTTCATCCGCTTCTTGCCCTCCTTCTGCTTCTCCAGCAGCTTCCGCTTACGGGAGATGTCACCGCCGTAGCACTTGGCGAGGACGTCCTTGCGGATGGCCCGGATGGTCTCGCGGGCGATGACCCGGGAGCCGATGGCGGCCTGGACCGGCACCTCGAAGGCCTGGCGCGGGATGAGCTCCTTGAGCTTGGCGACGAGCCGCACTCCGTACGCGTACGCCTGGTCCCGGTGGGTGATGGCCGAGAAGGCGTCGACCTTGTCGCCGTGCAGCAGGATGTCCACCTTCACCAGCTGGGCGCCCTGCTCGCCGGTGGGCTCGTAGTCCAGGGAGGCGTACCCGCGGGTCTTGGACTTCAGCTGGTCGAAGAAGTCGAAGACGATCTCGGCGAGGGGAAGGGTGTAGCGGATCTCCACCCGGTCCTCGGAGAGGTAGTCCATGCCGAGCAGCACGCCGCGGCGGTTCTGGCAGAGCTCCATGATCGAGCCGATGAACTCGCTCGGCGCCAGGATCGTCGCCCGCACGACCGGCTCGTGAACGTCGGCGATCTTGCCCTCGGGGAACTCGCTCGGGTTGGTGACGGTGTGCTCGGTGCCGTCCTCCATGACCACCCGGTAGACCACGTTCGGGGCGGTCGCGATCAGGTCGAGACCGAACTCGCGCTCCAGGCGCTCGCGGATGACGTCGAGGTGGAGCAGCCCGAGGAAGCCGACCCGGAAGCCGAAGCCCAGGGCGGCGCTCGTCTCCGGCTCGTAGACCAGCGCGGCGTCGTTGAGCTGCAGCTTGTCGAGTGCGTCGCGCAGCTCGGGGTAGTCCGATCCGTCGAGGGGGTAGAGGCCCGAGAACACCATCGGCTTGGGGTCCTTGTAGCCGCCGAGCGCCTCGGTGGCACCC
The Streptomyces tirandamycinicus DNA segment above includes these coding regions:
- a CDS encoding DinB family protein, which gives rise to MTRISDLPPAWDERTQLTTFLDYARDTARAKCAGVSAENARKALLPGSPLMTMSGLINHLRWVEYYWFQVVFLGEEDRGPWTEEDPDREMRVAVDFPLEQLLDEYAEQSARYRDLVAGNDLDSRAERAGGDGRHVDLRWILLHLTEETARHNGHLDILREMLDGTTGD
- a CDS encoding SpoIIE family protein phosphatase, with the translated sequence MQQETTHRSVHLLPPYGDARPVARTSLPASPHTASAARRFVRAALADWTRLGLVTTRGTDRLADEADLVVSELATNAVVHAGTGVEVLARLDPAIGDDPAALVVEVSDRHPARAVRGDGPEPESTAPEEPEYGRGLHLVATLAASWGITYRPGLKTVWARLPLDGFACLPPAADCAAPRQRGARTADSLAPSPRGGVRDERGAECARGERGDERTRDERTWVGRGALSFLAEASDLLAGQLDEDMVTALAGQLLVPRLADWCAIWLDGEAGPAPRPARVWHADESAIEALREALAGDPPRLPDEPRGTAVPVRSPWPPAGRGSAVAFRLTVGARPLGTLLLGREAPPGVPDEAAALLEDFARRVGLAIGAARQYTRQATISRVLQRGLLPAQVARIPGVDSSLVYEPSDEGLAGGDFYDIFPAGSGGRWCFMLGDVQGSGPEAAVVTGLARPWLRLLAREGYQVAGVLDRLNGLLLDDALEAAEAAALMAVGHPAAGAAAAHEGPQSRFLSLLYGELAPLPEGGVRCTLACAGHPLPLLLRPDGTVRPAAASQLLLGVVGDVAYESQTFELTPGDTLLCVTDGVTERRSGHRMFDDEDGLARALADCAGLTAEGVADRIRRAVHAFAETPPDDDLALLVLQTR
- the lepA gene encoding translation elongation factor 4; translation: MPATPPHVPEPSRTDPALIRNFCIIAHIDHGKSTLADRMLQLTGVVEQRQMRAQYLDRMDIERERGITIKSQAVRLPWAPTTGDDQGRTHILNMIDTPGHVDFTYEVSRSLAACEGTILLVDAAQGIEAQTLANLYLAMENDLTIVPVLNKIDLPAAQPEKFSEELANLIGCDPSDVLRVSAKTGMGVEALLDRVVREVPAPVGVKDAPARAMIFDSVYDSYRGVVTYVRVVDGQLNKRERIRMMSTGATHELLEIGTNSPEMLAADGLGVGEVGYLITGVKDVRQSKVGDTITQQTKGATEALGGYKDPKPMVFSGLYPLDGSDYPELRDALDKLQLNDAALVYEPETSAALGFGFRVGFLGLLHLDVIRERLEREFGLDLIATAPNVVYRVVMEDGTEHTVTNPSEFPEGKIADVHEPVVRATILAPSEFIGSIMELCQNRRGVLLGMDYLSEDRVEIRYTLPLAEIVFDFFDQLKSKTRGYASLDYEPTGEQGAQLVKVDILLHGDKVDAFSAITHRDQAYAYGVRLVAKLKELIPRQAFEVPVQAAIGSRVIARETIRAIRKDVLAKCYGGDISRKRKLLEKQKEGKKRMKMVGSVEVPQEAFIAVLSSDDSGGGKAKK
- the hemW gene encoding radical SAM family heme chaperone HemW; the encoded protein is MPSALPDGEPVPDDGALPPHALAGAGDRPLGFYLHVPYCATRCGYCDFNTYTASELRGTGGVLASRDNYADTLVEEIRLARKVLGDDPRQVRTVFVGGGTPTLLPAADLVRMLGAVRDEFGLADGAEITTEANPESVDPAYLAELRAGGFNRVSFGMQSARQHVLRVLDRTHTPGRPEACVAEARAAGFEHVNLDLIYGTPGESDDDWRASLDAAIGAGPDHVSAYALIVEEGTGLARRIRRGEVPMTDDDVHADRYLIADEVLAAAGFDWYEVSNWAASGGGRCLHNELYWRGADWWGAGPGAHSHVGGVRWWNVKHPGAYAAALADGRSPGAGREVLPEEDRRVERVLLELRLREGCPLDLLRPAGLAASRRALEDGLLEPGPYEAGRAVLTLRGRLLADAVVRDLVD
- a CDS encoding AMP-dependent synthetase/ligase, with protein sequence MSDTQNLIENRPPSVATLFVQRVAATPDAEAYRHPVPAASGQGPDEWKSLSWQEAADRVYAIAAGLIELGVRPEERVALASATRVEWILADLGILCAGAATTTVYPQTNAEESAYILADSESRVLIAEDATQLAKARERRAELPHLKHVVVIDEAGAQPAEGDPEGWVLSLAELEARGAAHLTDNPGAVKERVEAITAGQLATLIYTSGTTGRPKGVRLPHDNWSYMAKAIASTGLVTKDDVQYLWLPLAHVFGKVLTSGQIEVGHVTAVDGRVDKIIENLPVVQPTYMAAVPRIFEKVYNGVAAKARAGGAAKYKIFQWAAGVARAYAKESQDNYRRTGTASASLGLTMKHKVADALVYSKLREAFGGRLRAAVSGSAALSPEIGFFFAGAGIHILEGYGLTESSAASFVNPGEAYRTGTVGKPLPGCEVRIADDGEILLRGPGIMEGYHGLPEKTAEVLESDGWFHTGDIGELSPDGYLKITDRKKDLIKTSGGKYIAPAEVEGQFKAVCPFVSNILVHGADRNYCTALIALDEAAILGWAKENGLEGRPYAEVVAAPQTERLIEGYVQRLNGTLQRWQTIKKFRLLPRDLDVEHGELTPSLKLKRPVVEREYKDLIEGMYEGAREA